A genomic segment from Halomonas sp. GD1P12 encodes:
- the acs gene encoding acetate--CoA ligase has protein sequence MSEHKNVYPVRDHIASNAWADQKTYQALYQRSIDDPEGFWAEQAKRLEWIKAPSTIKNTSFARDNVDIRWFEDGTLNVAANCLDRHLEKRGDQTAIIWEGDDPKDSKHITYRELFERTNQLANALKSLGIERGDTVTLYMPMIPEAAMAMLACARIGAVHSVVFGGFSPDAVAQRVIGADSKLVITADESVRGGKQVPLKENVDAALTRDGTDVCKNVLVVKRTGGDIEWNEGRDLWFDELVDQQSTECEPEAMGAEDPLFILYTSGSTGAPKGLKHTTGGYLVYASMTHQYVFDYQEGEVYWCTADVGWVTGHSYIVYGPLANGATTVMFEGVPSYPSHGRIGEIVDKHKVNILYTAPTAVRALMAHGDGVMDSSSRESLRILGSVGEPINPEAWEWFYRVIGDEKCPIVDTWWQTETGGIMIAPLPGATDLKPGSATKPFFGVKPALVDNEGNILEGATEGNLVILDAWPGQARSIWGDHERFVQTYFSTYDNMYFTGDGCRRDEDGDYWITGRVDDVLNVSGHRMGTAEIESSLVAHSAVAEAAVVGFPHDIKGQGIYIYVTVNDGVDATDELKKELTQWVRKDIGPIASPDVIQWAPGLPKTRSGKIMRRILRKIAANECDGLGDTSTLADPSVVDDLIEHRASK, from the coding sequence ATGAGCGAGCATAAAAACGTCTATCCGGTGCGCGATCACATCGCTTCCAACGCGTGGGCCGATCAGAAAACCTATCAGGCCCTTTATCAGCGCTCCATCGACGACCCGGAAGGCTTCTGGGCCGAACAGGCCAAGCGGCTCGAGTGGATCAAGGCGCCGAGCACGATCAAGAACACTTCCTTTGCCCGCGACAATGTCGATATCCGCTGGTTCGAGGACGGCACGCTCAACGTCGCCGCCAACTGCCTCGACCGCCACCTGGAAAAACGTGGCGATCAGACCGCGATCATCTGGGAAGGCGACGACCCGAAAGACTCCAAGCACATCACCTACCGCGAACTTTTTGAGCGCACCAACCAGCTCGCCAACGCGCTGAAATCGCTCGGGATCGAGCGCGGCGATACGGTGACGCTCTACATGCCGATGATTCCCGAAGCCGCCATGGCGATGCTCGCCTGCGCGCGCATCGGCGCGGTGCACTCGGTGGTCTTCGGCGGTTTCTCCCCGGATGCCGTCGCCCAGCGCGTGATCGGCGCGGACTCCAAGCTCGTCATCACCGCCGATGAGTCGGTGCGCGGCGGCAAGCAGGTACCGCTGAAAGAGAACGTCGACGCCGCGCTGACCCGCGACGGCACCGACGTGTGCAAGAACGTGCTGGTGGTCAAGCGCACCGGCGGCGACATCGAGTGGAATGAAGGCCGCGATCTCTGGTTCGATGAACTGGTCGATCAACAGTCCACCGAGTGCGAGCCCGAGGCGATGGGTGCGGAGGACCCGCTGTTCATCCTCTACACCTCCGGCTCCACCGGCGCGCCGAAAGGGCTCAAGCACACCACCGGCGGCTACCTGGTCTACGCCTCCATGACCCATCAGTACGTGTTCGATTACCAGGAAGGCGAGGTCTACTGGTGCACCGCGGACGTCGGCTGGGTCACTGGCCACAGCTATATCGTCTACGGGCCGCTCGCCAACGGCGCGACCACGGTGATGTTCGAAGGCGTACCGAGCTACCCAAGCCATGGGCGTATCGGTGAGATCGTCGACAAGCACAAGGTCAACATCCTCTACACCGCGCCAACGGCGGTGCGCGCGCTGATGGCCCACGGCGATGGCGTGATGGATTCGAGCTCGCGGGAGTCGCTGCGCATTCTCGGCTCGGTAGGCGAGCCCATCAACCCGGAAGCCTGGGAGTGGTTTTACCGCGTCATCGGCGACGAGAAATGTCCGATCGTCGATACCTGGTGGCAGACCGAAACCGGCGGCATCATGATCGCGCCGCTGCCAGGCGCGACGGATCTCAAGCCCGGCTCCGCGACCAAGCCGTTTTTCGGCGTGAAGCCGGCGTTGGTCGACAACGAAGGTAATATTCTCGAAGGTGCCACCGAAGGCAATCTCGTCATTCTGGATGCCTGGCCTGGCCAGGCGCGCTCGATCTGGGGCGATCACGAGCGCTTCGTGCAGACCTACTTCTCGACCTACGACAACATGTATTTCACTGGCGACGGCTGCCGGCGCGACGAGGACGGCGATTACTGGATCACCGGCCGGGTCGACGACGTGCTCAACGTCTCCGGCCACCGCATGGGCACCGCCGAAATCGAGTCGTCGCTCGTGGCGCATAGTGCCGTGGCCGAAGCCGCGGTCGTGGGCTTCCCCCACGACATCAAGGGCCAGGGTATCTACATCTACGTCACCGTCAACGACGGCGTCGATGCCACGGACGAGCTCAAGAAAGAGCTCACTCAGTGGGTGCGTAAGGACATCGGCCCGATCGCCTCGCCGGACGTGATCCAGTGGGCGCCGGGGCTGCCCAAGACCCGCTCGGGCAAGATCATGCGCCGGATTCTTAGAAAGATCGCCGCCAACGAGTGCGACGGTCTGGGCGACACCAGTACGCTGGCCGACCCCTCGGTCGTGGATGATTTGATCGAGCACCGCGCATCGAAGTAG
- a CDS encoding response regulator, translating into MAVAHKFIVADDHPLFRAALTQALRQLAPQAEIVEADTMDATTEAVSRHPDADLILLDLHMPGAHGFSGLIQLRGHMPDVPVAVVSGSDEPYVVRRAIDYGASGFIPKSSSLALIAEAVGEILQGEVWLPEALAGILEETSEEESRFAEAIASLTPQQFRVLNMLTEGLLNKQIAFELNVSEATIKAHVTAILRKLGVHSRTQAVIAAQKLEVEPPKVES; encoded by the coding sequence ATGGCAGTAGCCCATAAGTTTATCGTCGCAGACGATCATCCGCTGTTTCGGGCAGCGCTCACCCAGGCGTTGCGTCAGTTGGCTCCCCAGGCCGAGATCGTCGAAGCCGATACCATGGACGCTACGACCGAGGCGGTCAGCCGACACCCCGACGCCGACCTGATTTTGTTGGATTTGCATATGCCCGGTGCCCACGGCTTCTCCGGGCTGATCCAGCTGCGCGGTCACATGCCGGATGTGCCGGTCGCGGTGGTCTCCGGCAGCGACGAGCCCTACGTGGTTCGCCGCGCGATCGATTACGGCGCCTCCGGTTTCATTCCCAAGTCCTCGTCGCTTGCGCTGATCGCCGAGGCGGTGGGCGAAATTCTGCAGGGTGAAGTGTGGTTGCCCGAAGCGCTGGCGGGGATTCTGGAAGAGACCAGCGAGGAGGAGTCGCGCTTTGCCGAGGCGATCGCCTCGCTCACACCGCAGCAGTTTCGCGTGCTCAACATGCTCACCGAAGGGTTACTCAACAAGCAGATCGCGTTCGAGCTCAACGTGTCGGAAGCCACCATCAAGGCGCACGTCACCGCGATTTTGCGCAAGCTCGGCGTCCACTCGCGCACCCAGGCCGTCATCGCCGCCCAGAAGCTCGAGGTCGAGCCGCCGAAAGTCGAATCCTGA
- a CDS encoding NahK/ErcS family hybrid sensor histidine kinase/response regulator, producing MFHGGLLVAVSLLYIAVLFGIAWFGDRRARTRGASRRRPIIYSLALAIYCTSWTFYGAVGQAATAGWSFASIFVGPILTFLLFWPVLAKMIRVAKHQNVTSIADFIASRYGKSQSLAAFASLVALIGTLPYIALQLKAVSTTFSVLTENNAPTGALFNDTAFYVAIVMAVFAILFGTRHTDATEHHEGLIHAVAFESLVKLFAFVVLGAFVTWGMFDGLGSLMAHAESELALQRQLANQDFGQSFWAQTLLAMLAILCLPRQFHVAVVENIHPDDANKARWLFPLYLLAFAFFVVPLAAAGLYLFSDTGVEPDTYVLALAMASDHTWLTLLTFIGGFSAATGMVIVAAVAVSIMISNEIVIPALFRLRWFDTKARDYGRLVLRARRLTIVAVLALAYGFYQLIVEFTSLASIGMLSFAAAAQFAPAVIGGLYWKRGNRLGVVVGMNAGFAIWAYSLLMPAMINAGVLPTAWLVGGPLGIAWLSPVALFGLNLGDSFTHGVMLSLGVNLFCYIFVSQVSSQRVVERIQASLFVDSVETRQTSVNRPWTGATTVGDLKVLCERFLGAGQVERAFEDYARRVGKPLDSGTRASIDVIQFTERFLASVLGASSARIVVNSALQGRGIGISDVISIVDEASQVLEFNRALLQATIENINQGISVVDQNLRLVVWNQRYLELFRFPDHLIRVSAPIDRIFRYNAHNGEYGPGDPEEHVELLMANIRKGQPHRYVRYRQDGSVLEVQGTPMPGGGFVYTYQDITQQKRIEEALIRSENNIRIYTDNVPALIAYFDKESRYLFTNRAYEQAFSIDRNAVIGKRFEDVLPVKQAEERIPWVRRALGGERVSFEVSMRVESSMRYMLVTYTPHFGDSQAILGFFALYQDITERRQAEIALKETNETLEERVRERTQALSKANAALRQENRVRAEAENALRQAKQVAEDANASKTRFLAAASHDLLQPLNAARLFTSALMQNESESSTQRTIGHIDNSLQAAEELLGTLLDISKLDAGALTPRRSHFALADIVRPLRAEFDVMADERGLDLKVVPTALWVDSDPQMLRRIVQNFLSNALRYTQQGRVLLGCRRQGERINIEVWDSGPGIPESKLTEIFQEFRRLDQVSRHKESEKGLGLGLSIADRMSRVLDHPIKVRSWPDVATVFSVSVPIVAAREAAPETSEAPARRGGNKLAGARLVCIDNETLILEGMSAMLGGWGCEVFTATSIGGAKSILRNMDGDPDAILADYHLDNEVTGLMALEALSERLAGAVPGIVITADRTEEVAEEVKRSGYQLLLKPVKPAALRALLTRTLQASRARD from the coding sequence ATGTTTCACGGCGGGCTTCTCGTTGCGGTCTCTCTTTTATACATCGCGGTGCTGTTCGGCATCGCCTGGTTTGGCGACCGGCGCGCGCGCACGCGAGGCGCCAGCCGCCGCCGGCCGATCATCTACAGCCTGGCGCTGGCCATCTACTGCACCTCCTGGACGTTTTACGGCGCGGTGGGCCAGGCGGCTACCGCGGGCTGGTCGTTTGCGAGCATCTTCGTCGGCCCGATTCTGACCTTTCTGCTTTTCTGGCCGGTGTTGGCCAAGATGATTCGCGTGGCCAAGCATCAAAACGTCACCTCGATCGCCGACTTCATCGCCTCGCGCTACGGCAAGAGCCAGTCGCTGGCGGCCTTCGCGAGTCTGGTGGCGCTGATCGGTACCCTGCCCTACATCGCGCTTCAGTTAAAAGCGGTCTCCACCACCTTCAGCGTGCTGACCGAAAACAACGCGCCGACCGGGGCGCTTTTCAACGACACCGCCTTTTACGTGGCGATCGTCATGGCGGTGTTCGCGATTTTGTTCGGCACCCGCCATACCGATGCCACCGAGCACCACGAGGGCCTGATCCACGCGGTCGCCTTCGAGTCGCTGGTGAAGCTTTTCGCCTTCGTGGTGCTGGGCGCTTTCGTGACCTGGGGGATGTTCGACGGTTTGGGGAGCCTGATGGCCCACGCAGAAAGCGAGCTGGCGCTTCAGCGCCAGCTCGCCAACCAGGATTTTGGCCAGAGCTTCTGGGCGCAAACGCTGCTGGCGATGCTGGCGATTCTCTGTCTGCCGCGCCAGTTCCACGTTGCGGTGGTCGAAAACATTCACCCCGACGATGCCAATAAGGCGCGCTGGCTGTTTCCGCTCTACCTGCTGGCCTTCGCCTTTTTCGTAGTGCCGCTGGCCGCCGCCGGGCTCTATCTGTTCTCGGACACCGGCGTCGAGCCGGACACCTATGTGCTGGCGCTGGCCATGGCCTCCGATCACACGTGGCTGACGCTCTTAACCTTTATCGGCGGCTTCTCCGCGGCCACGGGCATGGTGATCGTCGCGGCGGTGGCGGTGTCGATCATGATCTCCAACGAGATCGTCATTCCGGCGCTTTTCCGGCTGCGCTGGTTCGATACCAAGGCCCGTGACTACGGACGGCTGGTGCTGCGCGCCCGTCGCTTGACCATCGTCGCCGTTTTGGCGCTGGCCTACGGGTTTTATCAGCTGATCGTCGAGTTCACGTCGCTGGCCTCGATCGGGATGCTCTCCTTTGCCGCCGCCGCCCAGTTCGCCCCGGCGGTGATCGGCGGGCTCTACTGGAAGCGCGGCAACCGTTTGGGCGTCGTTGTCGGCATGAACGCGGGCTTCGCGATCTGGGCGTATAGCCTGTTGATGCCGGCGATGATCAATGCCGGCGTACTGCCAACGGCCTGGCTTGTCGGGGGGCCGCTGGGCATCGCTTGGCTCTCGCCGGTGGCGCTTTTCGGACTGAATCTGGGCGACAGCTTCACCCACGGCGTGATGCTCTCGCTCGGGGTAAATCTCTTTTGCTACATCTTCGTCTCTCAGGTGAGCTCCCAGCGGGTGGTCGAACGCATTCAGGCCTCGCTGTTCGTCGATAGCGTCGAGACCCGGCAGACCTCGGTCAACCGCCCCTGGACCGGGGCGACCACGGTGGGCGATCTGAAAGTGCTGTGCGAGCGCTTTCTGGGTGCCGGCCAGGTCGAGCGCGCGTTCGAGGACTACGCCCGGCGCGTCGGCAAGCCGCTGGACAGCGGTACCCGCGCCTCGATCGACGTGATCCAGTTCACCGAGCGCTTTCTGGCCTCGGTACTCGGCGCCTCTTCCGCGCGCATCGTGGTGAACTCGGCGCTACAGGGCCGCGGCATCGGGATTTCGGACGTCATCTCGATCGTCGATGAGGCCTCTCAGGTGCTGGAGTTCAACCGGGCGCTGTTGCAGGCGACCATCGAGAACATCAATCAGGGCATCAGCGTGGTGGATCAAAACCTGCGCCTGGTGGTGTGGAACCAGCGCTATCTGGAGCTGTTCCGCTTTCCCGACCACCTGATCCGCGTCAGTGCCCCGATCGATCGCATCTTTCGCTACAACGCCCACAACGGCGAGTACGGCCCTGGTGATCCGGAAGAGCACGTCGAGCTCTTGATGGCCAACATTCGCAAGGGCCAGCCCCACCGCTACGTGCGCTACCGTCAGGATGGCAGCGTGCTGGAGGTACAGGGCACGCCGATGCCCGGCGGCGGTTTCGTCTACACCTACCAGGACATCACCCAGCAAAAGCGTATCGAAGAGGCGCTGATCCGCTCGGAAAACAACATCCGTATTTACACCGACAACGTGCCGGCGCTGATCGCCTACTTCGACAAGGAGAGCCGGTATCTGTTTACCAACCGCGCCTACGAGCAGGCGTTCAGCATCGATCGCAACGCGGTGATCGGCAAACGCTTCGAGGACGTGCTGCCGGTCAAGCAGGCCGAGGAGCGCATTCCCTGGGTACGCCGAGCGCTGGGCGGCGAGCGGGTCAGCTTCGAGGTATCGATGCGGGTGGAGTCGAGCATGCGCTATATGCTCGTGACCTACACGCCCCACTTCGGCGACAGCCAGGCGATTCTCGGCTTCTTCGCGCTCTACCAGGACATCACCGAGCGCCGCCAGGCGGAGATTGCGCTCAAGGAGACCAACGAGACGCTGGAAGAGCGCGTGCGCGAGCGCACCCAGGCCCTCTCCAAAGCCAACGCGGCGCTGCGTCAGGAGAACCGTGTGCGCGCCGAGGCCGAAAACGCACTGCGTCAGGCCAAGCAGGTCGCCGAGGACGCCAACGCCTCGAAAACCCGCTTTCTGGCCGCGGCGAGCCACGACCTGCTCCAGCCCTTGAACGCCGCGCGCCTGTTCACCTCGGCGCTGATGCAAAACGAATCCGAAAGCAGCACCCAGCGCACCATCGGCCATATCGACAACTCGCTGCAGGCCGCCGAGGAGCTTCTGGGTACGCTGCTGGATATCTCCAAGCTCGACGCCGGGGCGCTGACCCCACGGCGCAGCCACTTCGCGCTGGCGGACATCGTGCGTCCGCTGCGCGCCGAGTTCGACGTGATGGCCGATGAGCGGGGGCTGGATTTGAAGGTAGTGCCCACCGCGCTATGGGTCGACTCCGACCCGCAGATGCTCCGGCGCATCGTGCAGAACTTCTTGTCCAACGCGCTGCGCTATACCCAGCAGGGCCGGGTGCTGCTGGGATGTCGCCGCCAGGGCGAGCGGATCAATATCGAGGTATGGGACAGCGGCCCGGGCATTCCCGAATCCAAGCTCACCGAAATCTTCCAGGAGTTTCGCCGCCTGGATCAGGTCTCGCGCCATAAGGAGAGCGAAAAGGGGTTGGGGCTCGGGCTTTCGATCGCTGACCGGATGAGCCGGGTGCTGGATCACCCGATCAAGGTGCGCTCCTGGCCAGACGTGGCCACGGTGTTCTCGGTGAGCGTGCCGATCGTGGCCGCCAGGGAAGCCGCGCCGGAGACGAGCGAGGCGCCCGCTCGGCGCGGCGGCAACAAGCTCGCTGGTGCTCGACTGGTCTGTATCGACAACGAAACGCTGATTCTCGAGGGCATGAGCGCGATGCTCGGCGGGTGGGGGTGTGAGGTCTTCACCGCCACCAGCATCGGCGGGGCGAAGTCGATCCTGCGTAACATGGACGGCGACCCGGACGCGATTCTGGCGGACTACCACCTGGATAACGAAGTCACCGGGCTGATGGCGCTGGAGGCGCTCTCCGAGCGGCTGGCGGGCGCGGTGCCGGGCATCGTGATCACCGCCGACCGTACCGAGGAGGTCGCCGAGGAGGTCAAGCGCTCGGGCTATCAGCTGCTGTTGAAACCGGTCAAACCCGCGGCGCTCAGAGCGCTTCTGACACGGACGCTGCAGGCGAGTCGGGCCAGAGATTGA
- a CDS encoding sodium:solute symporter family protein, with the protein MSQFAINLLFVGASFALYIGIAIWARAGSTKDFYVAGGGVHPVTNGMATAADWMSAASFISMAGLIASGGYANSTFLMGWTGGFVILAMLLAPYLRKFGKFTVPDFIGERFYSRTARVVAVACLIIASVTYVIGQMTGAGVAFSRFLEVPSTWGIWIAAVTVFFYAVLGGMKGITYTQVAQYVVLIVAYTIPAVFIAMQLTGNPIPMFGMFSTHTESGVPLLQKLDDVVNALGFQDYTGDVDNKLNMVLFTLSLMIGTAGLPHVIIRFFTVPKVADARWSAGWALVFIALLYLTAPAVASMARLNLMTTVYPEMTGQVEDYEAAAEPILYADRPAWFQTWEDTGLIVYSDVNDDGRIQFYNDTSEGFTGTAEERGWAGNELTVNNDILVLANPEIANLPGWVVGLIAAGGIAAALSTAAGLLLAISSAISHDLIKNTINPNISEKKEMLAARISMGGAILLATYLGLNPPGFAAQTVALAFGIAAASLFPVLMMGIFSTRMNSAGAICGMLAGLISTLLYIFTYLGWFFIPGTNMLANTPDNWFIGISPLSFGAVGAMINFAVAFAVSRVTAPPPLAIQELVESVRYPKGAGAAVDH; encoded by the coding sequence ATGAGCCAGTTTGCCATCAACTTACTGTTCGTCGGCGCCTCCTTCGCGCTCTATATCGGCATCGCGATATGGGCACGTGCCGGCTCTACCAAGGACTTCTACGTCGCCGGTGGCGGCGTTCATCCGGTGACCAACGGCATGGCGACCGCCGCGGACTGGATGTCGGCGGCGTCGTTCATTTCCATGGCCGGTTTGATCGCCTCCGGCGGCTACGCCAACTCCACCTTCCTGATGGGCTGGACCGGCGGCTTCGTGATTCTGGCCATGCTGCTCGCGCCTTATCTGCGCAAGTTCGGCAAGTTCACCGTGCCGGACTTCATCGGCGAGCGCTTTTATAGCCGCACCGCCCGCGTGGTCGCGGTGGCGTGTCTGATCATCGCCTCGGTCACCTACGTTATCGGTCAAATGACCGGTGCGGGCGTGGCGTTCTCGCGCTTTCTGGAAGTGCCCAGCACCTGGGGCATCTGGATTGCGGCGGTCACCGTGTTCTTCTACGCGGTGCTCGGCGGCATGAAGGGCATCACCTACACCCAGGTGGCGCAGTACGTCGTGCTGATCGTCGCCTACACCATTCCGGCGGTGTTCATCGCCATGCAGCTCACCGGGAACCCGATTCCGATGTTCGGCATGTTCAGCACCCACACCGAGTCCGGCGTGCCGCTTCTGCAGAAACTCGACGACGTGGTCAACGCCCTGGGCTTCCAGGACTACACCGGCGATGTGGACAACAAGCTCAACATGGTGCTGTTCACGCTGTCGCTCATGATCGGTACCGCGGGTCTGCCCCACGTCATCATCCGCTTTTTCACCGTGCCGAAGGTGGCCGACGCGCGCTGGTCCGCGGGCTGGGCGCTGGTGTTCATCGCCCTGCTCTACCTGACCGCCCCGGCCGTGGCCTCCATGGCCAGGCTTAACCTGATGACCACGGTGTATCCGGAAATGACCGGTCAGGTCGAGGATTACGAGGCCGCCGCCGAGCCGATCCTCTACGCCGACCGCCCGGCCTGGTTCCAGACCTGGGAAGATACCGGCCTGATCGTCTACAGCGACGTCAACGATGACGGCCGCATCCAGTTCTACAACGACACCAGCGAAGGCTTCACCGGCACCGCCGAAGAGCGCGGCTGGGCGGGCAACGAACTGACGGTCAATAACGACATTCTGGTACTGGCCAACCCGGAAATCGCCAACCTGCCGGGCTGGGTAGTCGGCTTGATCGCGGCGGGCGGTATCGCGGCGGCGCTGTCCACCGCGGCGGGGCTGCTGCTGGCGATCTCCTCGGCGATCAGCCACGACTTGATCAAGAACACCATCAATCCGAACATCAGCGAGAAAAAGGAGATGCTGGCGGCGCGGATTTCCATGGGTGGGGCGATTTTGCTCGCCACGTACCTTGGTCTCAATCCGCCAGGGTTTGCCGCACAGACGGTGGCGCTGGCCTTCGGGATCGCCGCGGCCTCGCTGTTCCCGGTACTGATGATGGGGATCTTCTCCACCCGCATGAACAGCGCCGGCGCCATCTGCGGCATGCTGGCGGGTCTGATCTCGACGCTTCTCTATATCTTCACCTACCTTGGCTGGTTCTTCATCCCCGGCACCAACATGCTGGCCAATACGCCGGATAACTGGTTCATCGGAATCTCGCCGCTGTCGTTTGGCGCGGTGGGTGCGATGATCAACTTCGCCGTGGCCTTTGCGGTATCGCGCGTGACCGCGCCGCCTCCCCTGGCGATCCAGGAGCTGGTGGAAAGCGTGCGCTATCCGAAAGGGGCTGGTGCAGCCGTCGACCACTAA